In Streptomyces rapamycinicus NRRL 5491, the genomic stretch CCGGCGTGATGTGACGTGATGTGAAGGGTGGCCCGCCTCTGAACAAGGGGGTGGGCGCCCTGGCGCGGCCGGACCCGGCCCGGCGTTCGGGGTGGGCCCCGGCGTGGCGTTCGGGGTGTCCCGGTATGGCGTTCGGGGTGGGTCCCCCGGCGTGGCCGGGAAGCCTGTCCGGGTGGGACGGGCAGGCCCGTCACCTACGCGAGGGAGGCTGTCCGGCGGATGGGAACCCGCCGGGCGTCCGCGGTGTAGGACAAGTGACAGCAGTGCAGGGGCGGCGCTCGCGGGGGCCGCCAGTCAAGGAGGCAGTCATGGTGGACTCGACGCACCCGGCCCCGGACGCGGTCGGCTTTCTCTACCCCGGATACTCCGCCGAGGACGAATACCCGCGCCTGGAAGGCATGCTCGGCGGCGACAGCGGCGACATCCGGCTTCCACTGGTCCACACCGACATCGGTGAGGACGCCCATCGGGTGGACGCCCTGCTGGAGATGGGGTCGGCGGCCCGCCTCGCGGCCGGGGTCGCCGAGCTCGCCGAGCGCGGCGCCCGGGCCGTGGTCTGGGCGTGCACCAGCGCCAGCTTCGTCTTCGGCTGGGAGGGTGCCAAGGAGCAGGTGCGCGAGCTGAGCGAGACGGCGGGGATGCCCGCCTCCAGCACCTCCTTCGCCTTCGCCCACGCGGTGCAGGCGCTCGGCGCCGACCGGGTGGCCATCGCCGCCACCTATCCGGAGGACGTCGCCGACTACTTCCGGGCATTTTTGAAGGCGGCCGGCGCCGAGGTGGTCTCGATGCGCGGCAGCGGGATCATCACGGCCGCGGAGGTCGGCACCTGGGGCCGGGAGGAGGTGCTGGAGCTGGGCCGCGCGGGGGATCACCCCGAGGCCCGGGCGGTGCTCCTGCCGGACACCGCCCTGCACACCGCCGCCTGGATTCCGGATCTGGAGGCGGAGCTGGGCAAGCCGGTGCTCACGGCCAACCAGGTCACGGTCTGGGAGGGGCTGCGGCTGCTGGGCCGTGATCCGGTCCATGACCGGCTGGGCACGCTCTTCGCCCGGAGCGGCGGATAGCGCGGCGGGTGGCGCGGCCGCGGGCGGGCGCGCCGAAGGGGCCGAGGAGCCGGTGACGGGGAGCTGAACCCCCGCGAAATTCCATGGCGCTCTTTTGCCATCAGGGCATTCCGCTTATCGGACTGCGCCTAGCATGCAGCCGTGCGTCGCCAACATCTCTCCCCGGTCCCGCCGGCACGTCATCTGCTGGTCGCCGGTGCGGTGACGGTGGCCACGGCCGTCGGAATCGGCGCGCTTGCGGTCGGCGGAGGCTCCTCGGGCGGCTCTCGTGCGCACCCCTCCGCGAGCGGAAGCGCGCCCACGAAGGCGTCGGACGGGCTGCGGCACACCTCCGTCGAGGTGTCCGAGGGCGGCTGCGGCCGTGGCTGGACCGGTGCCACCCGTGGCAAGCAGGTCTTCGATCTGCGGAACACCTCCAGCAGACCGGCCGAGGTCTATCTCACCAATCCGGCGAACGGCGCCGTCTACGGAGAGGTGGAGGGCCTGGGCCCCGGCACCAGCAGACCGTTGAGCGTCACGCTCGGCGGGGGCTCCTACGCCTTCGTCTGCCTGCCCGAGGACGCGGACGCGGTCACCGGGCCCACCGTCACCGTGTCCGGACCGGCGCGGGGTGGTGGCCCGGCCGCGGTCCCGGTCAGCCAGCAGGATCTGATCCCGCCCACCATCGCCTACCAGAAGTGGGTGGCGGGCCGGATGGACGAGCTGGTGCGGCGTACGGACGCGCTGCGCTCGGCCATCCACTGCGGCGACCTGGCCACGGCCCGTGCGGCGTGGCTGCCGGCCCATCTGGTGTACGAGCGGATGGGCGCCGCCTATGGCACCTTCGGCGACGCCGACGGGGCGATCAACGGCACCACGGCGGGGCTGTCCGACGGGGTCCACGACCCGGACTTCACCGGCTTCCACCGCCTCGAGTACGGCCTGTGGCACGGCGAGTCCGCGAGCTCACTGCGCCCGGTCGCCGACCGGCTCGTCAAGGACGCACGAGACCTGCGGGACGATTGGCCGCGGGAGCGGATGGACCCGGCCGACCTGGGCCTGCGGGCGCACGAGATCATGGAGAACACCGTGCAGTTCGAGCTGACCGGCCGCACCGACTACGGCAGCGGCACCAACCTGGCCACCGCGCGGGCCAACCTGGACGGCACCCGGGCCGTGCTGCGCCGGCTGGAGCCGCTGCTGAAGCCCCGTGCCCCCTGGCTGCCCGAGCTGGAGAGCGACCTGGACCGGGCCCAGCGGACCCTGGAGCGCTCGCACCACGGCGACGGCTGGACCCCGTTGGACCGGCTGAGCCGCACCGGGCGCCAGCGGCTCAACGCGGACACGGGCGCGCTGGTGGAGCGGCTGGCCCAGGTGGCGGCGCTGATGGATGTGCGGAGGACCCGGTGAGCGAGGTGCTGCGCAGGGGCTTTCTGCTGGGCGCCGCCGCGGGCACGGTCGGCGTGGTGGCGGGCACGGCCGCGGGCACGGCGGCCGCGAAGGAGGACGGGCCGGAGAAGAGGCCGGTCCGCGCCCCCTTCCACGGCACCCATCAGGCCGGGATCCTCACCCCGCCCCAGCGGGCCACCGCGTTCATCGCCTTCGACACCATGGCCGAGGGCCGCGAGGAGCTGACCGACGCCTTCCGTACGCTCACCGAGCGGTGCCGCTTCCTCACCACCGGAGGCGCCCCCGATCCGGTCGGGATCACCGCGCCGCCCGCCGACTCCGGCACCCTGGGCCCGGAGGTGGCCGCCGACCGGCTGACCGCGACCGTCGGCGTGGGCGCCTCGCTCTTCGACGAGCGCTACGGACTGCGGGACCGCAAGCCCCGGCGGCTGCACACGATGCGGTCCTTCCCCGACGACGATCTCGACCCCGACTGGTGCCATGGCGATCTGAGCGTCCAACTGTGCGCCGACAGCACGGACACGGTGCTGCACGCGCTGCGCGACATCGCCCGCCACACCCGGGGCGCGCTGCAGATCCGCTGGCGTATCGACGGCTTCGTCAGCCCGCCGCGCCCGTCCGGCACCCCGCGCAACCACATGGGGTTCAAGGACGGCACCGCCAACCCGGACACCGGGGACGCCCGGGCGATGGACCGTCTGGTGTGGGTGGGCGCGCACTCAGGGGAGCCCGCCTGGGCCACCGGCGGCAGCTATCAGGTGATCCGGCTGATCCGGATGCTGGTGGAGTTCTGGGACCGGGTGTCGATCAGCGAGCAGGAGCGCATGTTCGGCCGCAGCCGGGACTCGGGCGCCCCGCTGGACGGTCAGCACGAGTTCGACACCCCGCGCTTCGCACAGGACCCCAAGGGCGACGTCATTCCGCTGGACAGCCATATACGGATGGCCAATCCGCGCACCGCCCGGACCGAGGACCAGCGCATCCTCCGCCGTGCCTACAACTACGACCGGGGCATGGACGGCAATGGCAACTTGGACATGGGGCTGCTGTTCTGCTGCTACCAGCAGGATCTCGAGCGCCAGTTCGAGACCGTGCAGAAGCGGCTGGCGGGGGAGCCGCTGGTGGACTACATCACGCCCTTCGGCGGCGGCTATTTCTTCGCCCTCCCCGGGGTGAGGGACCGCTCCGACTGGCTGGGACGGACCCTTCTGTCCTGATCGTCGCCCCACCATCCGGTCAAGAACACCTCAAGAGTTCCTTGGATTCTTCTGACCCTCTATTCACTCGGCCGTCTCCATGGATTCCATCGGAGAGTCCTGCCCGCGGCACAGGATCAGGCGCAGGCGTGAAACGCGAATCATGTGGAGGCATGGCATGGGCGGCACGGCAGGATCCGAAGGCGGCCGACGGCGTGGCCGGGTCGCGCGCTGGGGTGCCCTGGCCGGCGCCGCGGCCCTGGCGACCGTGGGCGGGGTGGCCCCCGCATGGGCCGCGCCCGCGAAGGGCGGCCACACCGCGACCCCGGTGAAGCATGTGGTGGTGATCTTCGACGAGAACATCTCGTTCGACCACTACTTCGGCACCTACCCCAAGGCGGCGAACACGGACGGCACCAGGTTCACGCCGGCCAAGGACACCCCCAAGAACATCGACACCCTGGCGCACGCCGGGCTGCTGGAGAAGAACCCCAATCTCTACAAGCCCAAGCGGCTGCGCGGCGACCAGGCCATGACCTGCGACCAGAACCACTCCTATGGGCCCGAGCAGTATGCCGCCAATGGCGGCAAGGCCGATAAGTTCGTGGAGAACACCGAGGTCAGCAAGTGCACCGGGCTGTTCGGCGAGCCCGGTCTGGTGATGGACTACTACGACGGAAACACCGTCACCGGCCTGTGGAACTACGCCCAGCACTACGCGATGAGCGACCGCTCCTTCAGCTCGGCCTACGGTCCCTCCACCCCCGGAGCGCTGGAGCTGATCTCGGGCCAGACCCATGGCGTGATCTCCACCGACCCCAAGTCCTCCACCGAGGACCCGGTCCAGACCGACAAGCCGGACGCGTACGCGGTGGCCTCGCCGGACGCCAAGGGCGTCGGCACGATGATCAACGACCCGGACCCGGCCTTCGACGACTGCTCCAACAAGGACCACACCAGCGGCAACGCCCTGGCCCGGATGAAGGGCCGGAACGTCGGCGATCTGCTCAACGCCAAGGATGTGAGCTGGGGCTGGTTCCAGGGCGGCTTCCGCCCCAGCACCGCCTGGGACGGTGAGCAGGACCACTACGCCAAGTGCTCCGGCACCACCCACAAGAACGTCGGCGGCGCCGCCTCGGTGGACTACAGCCCGCACCACGCGCCGTTCCAGTACTACAAGTCCACGGCCAACCCGCATCACCTCCCGCCGAAGAACGTCCAGGAGATCGGCCACAGCGGCCGGGCCAACCACAACTACGACCTCACCGACTTCGACGCGGCGCTCAAGACGGGCCATCTGCCGTCCGTCAGCTTCCTGAAGGCCGCCGAGTACCAGGACGGCCACGCCGGCTACTCCGACCCGGTCGACGAGCAGCACTTCCTGGTCAAGCAGATCAACGCGATCCAGAAGTCGCCGCAGTGGAAGGACACCGCGATCGTCGTCGCGTACGACGACAGCGACGGCTGGTACGACCACGCCTACGCCAAGCCCCTCAACGGGTCGACCGACAAGACCACGGGGCCGGGCGGCAAGGCCACCGACAGCCCCGCCTGCCAGTCCGCTCCGAAGCCCGCGGGCGGCTACCAGGACCGTTGCGGCCCCGGCCCCCGGCAGCCGCTGCTGGTGATCTCGCCCTTCAGCAAGTCCAACAAGGTCGACCACACCCGGACCGAGCAGACCTCGATCACCCGCTTCATCGAGGACAACTGGCACACCGGCCGGATCGGTGACGCCTCCTTCGACCGCCGGGCGAACACCCTCTCCGGGCTCTTCGACTTCCGGCACCCCAACAACACCCAGGTGCTGCTGAAGTCCGACGGCTCGGTCGCGTCGGTCCACAAGTCCGGTCACTACACGACCTCCGCCCTGGCCGCCCACGCCCCGATCGTGAACGCCGCGGCCGCCGACGCCCCGACCACCCGGCGGCTCTCCGACGACAAGGGCATCTCCGCCGCCCTGCCCATCGGCCTCACGGCGGGTGTGCTGGTGCTCGGCGGAGCCGGTACGGCGCTGGCCCTCCACCGCCGGCGCACCGCGCGGACCGCGGGCTAGGCCCGTCCCGCGCGAGCGCGCGGCACACCGTCGTCGGGTCCGCCGCCACACCTCCTCCCCAGGTGACGGCGGGCCCGGCCGTTCACCGGGGGCCGGGGAGCAAGGGCCGGGAATAAAGCGGAGCCTTTCTCCGGTTGAATGTCGCCGGTAGACGTTGAGGCGTGGCGGCGCGGCGCCGCACACGCATACGACATACGCGCACCGTGCGGTGCGACCAGGGAGGCGGGCCACCGTGGCCGATGAGCAGGACCGGCGAGACGACCAGCGCGACCCCATCCGGGCCCGGCCCCTCGGCAGCGCACCGGTGCCCCTGTCGGTGCTGGACCTAGCGACCGTCGGCAGCGGGGTGACGGCCACCGAGGCGCTGCGGACCACCACCGAGCTCGCCCGGCTCGCCGAGCGCCGGGGCTTCCAGCGTTTCTGGGTCGCCGAGCACCACTCCATGCCCGGGGTCGCCAGTTCCTCCCCGGCCGTGATCCTCGCCCATCTCGCCGCGCACACCGAGCGGATCCGGCTGGGCTCCGGCGGGGTGATGCTCCCCAACCACGCCCCGCTGGTCATCGCCGAGCAGTTCGGCACCCTGGAGGCGCTCGCCCCCGGCCGGGTGGACCTCGGTCTCGGCCGCGCGCCCGGCACCGACGGGGCCACCGCCGCCGCGCTGCGCCGCACCGAGCGGCTGCGCGAGGGCGCCGACGACTTCCCCCAGCAGCTCGCCGAGCTGACCCGATTCCTCGACGACGACTTCCCCGACGGCCACCGCTACGCCCGTATCCACGCGGTGCCGGGGCCGGTGCAGGGCACCGTGCCCGGTGGGGTCCAGGCCGCCGGCCGGCCCTCGATCTGGCTGCTGGGCTCGAGCGGGTTCAGCGCCCGGCTCGCCGGGATGCTCGGCCTGCCGTTCTCCTTCGCCCACCACTTCTCCGCGGCCAACACCGTCCCCGCGCTCGACCTCTACCGCGAGACCTTCCGGCCGTCCGCCGTGCTGGCCGAGCCGTACGCCTCGATCGGCGTCTCGGCCTTCGCCGCCGAGGACGAGAAGGAGGCCCACCGCCAGGTGCTCACCGGCGCCCTGGCCATGATCCGGCTGCGCACCGGACGCCCCGGCCTGGTGCCGACGCCCGAGGAGGCCGAGGGGTACGAGTTCAACGAGATCGAGCGCGACTTCATCAACAGCTGGCTCGCCAATGTCGAGTACGGCAGCCCGGACCAGGTCCGCGAGGGGCTCGACGGGCTGATCAAGCGCACCGGAGCGGACGAAGTCAAGATCACGGCCAATGCCCACGGCCGTGACGCCCGTCTGCGCTCGTACGAGCTGATCGCCGACGCCTACGATCTGCCGACGGCGCAGACGGGGGCGTAGCGCTACGGAGTGTCCGCCGCGAGGGGCTTCGCCCCTGTACCCCGGACGCCCTTCGGGCGTGTCCTCAAACTCCCCCAGCTACCGCTGGGAGGTGCCCCCTGACGGGCTGAAATCAGCCCCTCCGGCACTTGAGGAGCGGGGTCTGGGGCGGAGCCCCAGTTGTGGGAAGGGGCGGGTAGGGGAGCAGCCCGCCGCAGGCGTACGCGTACCGCCCGGACATGCCCTAACCCGGCGCCGGGCAGTTGATCATCGCCTGGATGCGGTCCGGCGGCACCGGACGGGAGTAGAACCACCCCTGTCCCGTGTCGCAGCCGATCCGCCTCAGCCGCTCCGCCTGCTCGGCGCTCTCCACACATTCGGCCGTCACCGTGAGGCCCAGCCGGTGCGCGAGCTGCACCAGCGCCTCGACGATGGTCTCGTCGGCCGGATTCGGATGCTCCTCCGCCCGGAACCCCTGGACGAACGAGCCGTCCAGCTTGAGCGTGGAGACCGGCAGCCGGCTGAGATAGGCGAGGTTGGAGTAGCCGGTCCCGAAGTCGTCGATCGCGATGGCCACCCCCATGTCGCTGAGCGCCTGCAGCGCCTGCAGCGGCCGCCCCGTGGACCCCATCACCGCCGACTCGGTCAGCTCCAGCTGGAGCAGATGCGGCGGCAGCCCGGTCTCCGCCAGGATCGCGCCGACATCGGCCACCAGATCGGAGTCCCACACCTGGCGGACCGCCACATTCACGCTGACCACCAGCGGATGCGGCGGTTCGGCCAGCTGCCAGGCACGGGCCTGGCGGCAGGCGGTGCGCAGCACCCACCGGCCCAGCGGCACGATCGCGCCGTTCTCCTCGGCCAGCGGGATGAAGCGGTTCGGCGACAGCCGCCCGAACTGCGGATGGTCCCAGCGCACCAGCGCCTCCACCCCCCGGACCACCCCGTCGCCCAGCCCCACCAGCGGCTGGTAGTCGAGCACGAACTCGTCCCGCTCGACCGCCGGGCGCAGGGTGCTGGACAGCGCCTGCCGGGTCATCCGATGGGCGTTGCGCTCCGGGTCGAAGAGGGTCCAGCGCGCCTTGCCGTCCTCCTTCGCCCAGTACAGCGTGGTGTCCGCGGCCTGCATCAGCCACGTGGTGTGGGTGCCGGCCGCGGGCCGCTCCACCACGCCGATGCTGGCCGACACCGACAGCCGCTGTCCGCCCACGTCGAACGGTTCCTGAAGGGTGGCCAGCACCGTCCGGGCGAGGTCGCACAGCTGCTCGGTGCCGCTGGAGTTGCGGACCAGCAGGGCGAACTCGTCCCCGCCGAGCCGTGCCACCAGATGGCCGTCGGGCGCCGCGCAGTCGGTGAGCCGCTGGGCGACCGCGCCGAGCAGCCGGTCGCCGACCCGGTGGCCGAGGGTGTCGTTGACCGCCTTGAAGCCGTCCAGGTCGAGATAGCAGAGCCCGATCCGGCCGGTGCCCCCGTGGTCGTAGGTGGCCGCCTCCAGTGCCCTGGTCATCCGCTCGAAGAAGAGGCTGCGGTTGGGCAGCCGGGTCACCGGGTCGTGCATCTGCAGATGGCGCAGCCGCCCCTGGAGGTCCCGCTGGTCACTGATGTCGGCCATCGACAGCAGCAGACTGCAGCTGTCCGGCGCGGGCTCGACGGTGATCTCGGCCCACAGGGCATGGCCGTCGGCGCGCCGCAGCCGCCGGGTGCGGCGCAGCCGCGCGGCACGGCCGCCGAGTACGTCCCGGTACTCCCGCCAGGTGCGCGGATCCTCGCGCAGATCGGCCAGGTCAGCCGCGCTGCGGGTGATCAGCAGGGCCGGATCGGTGCCGAGCAGGGCGCCGAGCGCGGGGTTGGCGTCGAGCACCCTGCCCTCGCGGTCGACGACGGCCATGGCGAGGCGCGCCACGTTGAAGGCGGCGCGGTAGTCGCCGGGCGCGGGGCCGGTCGCGTGCTCGGCCGTGTGTCCGGCGGTATGCCCGGTGGTGGGCCCGGCGGTATGCCCCGCCGCGAGCCCGGTGGTATGCCCCGTTGGGTGCCCCGCGCCCGGGGGCGCGCCGGGGCCCGGGGGCGTGCCCAGGGCCGACGGCGCGCCGGGGGCCGGTCGGGGTGCGCCGGGGTCCTCCGTGACCGGAAGGACGCTCGGCATAGCCTCACGCTCTGTGATCGTCGGCAGTGTCGCGCCCGGGGCGCGTCCCTGCCCGTCGGGGGTTCCGCTCACCGCTCGCTCCCGCGTGGCGTTTGTTTTGTCCAGGTTGTTCGTACACATCTTGTGCATGTCTCACACCGGGTGCCGGGCCGACCGTAAGTGCCTGCCTGAGGGGGGATTCCCCGCTGGAAATGTGCCGATCATAGGGGCTCGTGCTCCGGGTGTTCCATCGATGTCATCGCGCTCACCGCCGCCTTGACAATGTGTTTGGTCGTATCTGTTCGACTCTGCGCGGGTCAACGGCCGCTCTGACCGATTGTGACCGTCTGTTACGTACCCGGATCGCGGCCTCTTCACTCGACCAGCCCAGCCCAACAGGGCGTACCCCGCCAATTCACCTCAGGGTGGAGTGGGTGTTCCGACTACGCCCGGGAGGTCGACATGGTGCGTCCTCAGGTACCCGAGGGGGTGCACCGGCAGCCTCGGCTGCGTCGGACCGGAGCCCTGCTCACCTCGCTGAGCGCGCTCATCGCGACCACCGTGGTGGCGGGTCCCGCCGTCGCGGCCGGCCCCGGCGGCCCCTGTGACCTGGAGCGCACCGACGCCCACCACTCGGAGGGCGTGGACAGCTGGAACTCCCGCTATCCGCGCCCGGCCCGCCGCCTGGACGCGGCGATGGTCTTCCTGTCCTTCCCGGACGCCCGGCCCCGGGTCACCCCCGCCCAACTGGCCGCCGACCACATCCCCGCGACCCCCAATTTCTTCAAACGGGCCTCCTACGGGAAGTTCGGTTTACGGGTGCATCCGCTGCGGCGCTGGATCACCATGCCCCAGCGCTCCACCGCGTACGCCATACAGCGCGACTGGAACGCCCAGCGCCGCGCGGCCTATCTGAGCGACGCCATCGCGGCCGCCGATCCGCACCTCGACTTCGCCCGCTACGACCTCGTCTATCTGGTCGCCGACCCCGACGCCCCGGGTGTGGACGCCGACGCGACGAAAGTGGTCAACTTCGAAAAGCCACTGCGCGCGGACGGTGTCGAGCTGCGCCGCCTGGTCACCGTTTTCGAGCACCATCCGCCGGACCGCAATGTGCTGGCCCATGAAACCGGGCATGTCTTCGACCTGCCCGACCTCTACCACCGGCCGAAGGACACCGACGGCAACGCCGAATGGGACACCTACGTCGGCGACTGGGACCTGATGGGAAGCCAGTTCGGCATGGCACCCGATCCGTTCGGCTGGCACAAGTGGAAGCTCGGCTGGCTCGGCGCGCGCCAGGTGGCCTGCGACCGCGCCACCGGACCGCGCCGGTACACCCTCCGGCCCCTCGCCGCCCCCATGGCGCGCGGCCGGTCCGGCCCCGACACCCGCACCCGGCTGGTCGTGGTCCGCACCGGGCCCACCACCGCACTGGCCATCGAGGCGCGCGGCGGCAGCGGCAACGACGCGGGCACCTGCACCGAGGGCGTGCTGGTCTACCGCGTCCGCAACGACAAGGCGTCGGGCGACGGCCCCGTCCAGGTGCTGGACGGCCACCCCGCCACCTCCGCCTGCTGGAACGAGTCGGTCTACCCCGAACTCGCCGACGCCCCGCTCGGCGTCGGGGACACCATGTCGGTCAAGGACGACGCCGTACGGATCACGGTGGCGGGCCGCGCCGCCGACGGGGGCTGGACCGTCCGGGTCAACCGCAGGGCGCGCTGATGACGGCCGATGACGGGGCCGCGACGGTCCGTCGGGCCGCTGCCGGACCCGTGCCGATGCCGCAGGTCGGGCCGGTGCCGGACCCCGGCCTAGGACCGGTGCTCGCTCCTCACCATTGATCAAGTCGGCTTCGAGGTGGCGCTTCGAGACTGTGGGCCCCTTTTCGACGTCGGGCGCCCGGGAGTTGAGAATGCCGCGATACGCGAATCTGACCGAGGCCCTGAAGGAACGGGCCCTCTCGCGCCCCGACGGCACGGCGCTCGCCCACCCCGCCGCCGATGGCACCGAACACCGCGTGTCCTACGCCGCCCTCGACGCCCGCGCCGACGCCGTGTCCGCCTGGCTGCGCGCCCGGGACGCCACCGGCCGCCGGGTGCTGCTCGCCATGGACCCCGGTCCGTGCGCGGCGGTGGCGCTGCTCGGCTGTCTGTACGCGGGGGCCGTCGCGGTGCCCGTGCCCGCGCCGTCCGCCTCCCGGACCGATGCCGAGCGCACCGCCTCGATCGTCCGGGACGCCGCCGTGGACCTCGTCCTCACCGAGACCGCCCACGCCACCGAGACCTCGCGCGGCTCTCCCGAATCGGCCGCGCCGGTCTGACCTGCCTCGCCGTCGACGGACTCCGCCCCGACGCGTGCGCCGACACGCCCCGGCAACCCCTCCGCACCCCCGCCGACAGCCTCGCGCTGCTCGCCTACGACTCCGGGCCCGCCACCGCCCCGCGCGGCGCCCTGCTGACGCATGGCAACCTTACGGCGGCCATGGCCGGGCTGCGGCGGACGCTCGGCACCGACCGCCGCTCCCGGATCGGCGGCTGGCTGCCCCGCCGCCACACCCCCGGGCTGATCGGGCAGGTGCTGCACCCCTTATGGCTCGGCGCCACCGCCGTGACACTTCCCGCGGAGCCGTACCGCACCGATCCGCTCGGCTGGCTGCGCGCCATCAGCCGCCACGGGATCACCGAAACCCTCGCGCCCGACTTCCTCCACGCCCGCTGCGCCGCCCTCCTCGGCGACGAGCCACCGGCCGGGCTCGACCTCTCCCGCTGGCGGACCGCGCTGAACGCCGGGGAACCGGTCTCGGCCGGGACCATGGCCGCCTTCCCCCACCGCTGCGCCCCGCTGGGCCTGCGCCCGGGCACCCTGGTGGCCGGTTACGTCCCGGCCGAGGGGACGCCGGTGCCGCTGGCCACGGGGCGCACACCGGTGCCGGGCGCGGACTTCGCCGTCGCGGACCCGCTGACCGGGCGCCGGCTGCCGGACGGGGCGCCCGGGGAGATCTGGGTGCGCGGCCCCGCCGTCGCCACCGGCCACTGGGGCGGTCCGCCGGACACCGCGCTGCTGTTCGCCGCCCGCGTCGCCGAGGGGCCCGGCGGCTTCCTGCGCACCGGCGATCTCGGCCTTACGGTCAACGGCCGGCTCCGGATGACCGGCCGGGTCCGTGACGCCCTCCTGGTGGACGGCCACACCCTGCACCCCCAGGACGTGGAGCGCGAACTGCTGGGCTGCGCGAAGGCGCTGGGATCGGCCCGGGTGTTCTGCGCCGGGCCCGGTGCGGGGGCGCTGGTGGTCGTGCAGGAGGTCGTCCGTACGGCTGGCGGGGCGCGCAGCGGGCTGCCCCGGCTGGCGGCCCGGATCCGCGCCCTGATCGCGGAGGAGTTCGGGGTCGAGACCGGCGCGCTGCTGCTGGTGCGCCCCGGCACCGTGCGCGGGGCGGGAACCGCCAAGGTACGGCGCGCCCTGCTGCGCGAGCGCTATCTGCGGGGTGAAGTGCGCGCGCTGCACGCCGAGTTCGGGCCGGGGGCCGGTGAGCCCTGCCGGGGTGGTGCGGCGTGAATAGGGGGCGCACGGTCGCGTGCGTGCTACGGG encodes the following:
- a CDS encoding maleate cis-trans isomerase family protein gives rise to the protein MVDSTHPAPDAVGFLYPGYSAEDEYPRLEGMLGGDSGDIRLPLVHTDIGEDAHRVDALLEMGSAARLAAGVAELAERGARAVVWACTSASFVFGWEGAKEQVRELSETAGMPASSTSFAFAHAVQALGADRVAIAATYPEDVADYFRAFLKAAGAEVVSMRGSGIITAAEVGTWGREEVLELGRAGDHPEARAVLLPDTALHTAAWIPDLEAELGKPVLTANQVTVWEGLRLLGRDPVHDRLGTLFARSGG
- a CDS encoding phospholipase C, with the translated sequence MGGTAGSEGGRRRGRVARWGALAGAAALATVGGVAPAWAAPAKGGHTATPVKHVVVIFDENISFDHYFGTYPKAANTDGTRFTPAKDTPKNIDTLAHAGLLEKNPNLYKPKRLRGDQAMTCDQNHSYGPEQYAANGGKADKFVENTEVSKCTGLFGEPGLVMDYYDGNTVTGLWNYAQHYAMSDRSFSSAYGPSTPGALELISGQTHGVISTDPKSSTEDPVQTDKPDAYAVASPDAKGVGTMINDPDPAFDDCSNKDHTSGNALARMKGRNVGDLLNAKDVSWGWFQGGFRPSTAWDGEQDHYAKCSGTTHKNVGGAASVDYSPHHAPFQYYKSTANPHHLPPKNVQEIGHSGRANHNYDLTDFDAALKTGHLPSVSFLKAAEYQDGHAGYSDPVDEQHFLVKQINAIQKSPQWKDTAIVVAYDDSDGWYDHAYAKPLNGSTDKTTGPGGKATDSPACQSAPKPAGGYQDRCGPGPRQPLLVISPFSKSNKVDHTRTEQTSITRFIEDNWHTGRIGDASFDRRANTLSGLFDFRHPNNTQVLLKSDGSVASVHKSGHYTTSALAAHAPIVNAAAADAPTTRRLSDDKGISAALPIGLTAGVLVLGGAGTALALHRRRTARTAG
- a CDS encoding putative bifunctional diguanylate cyclase/phosphodiesterase, producing MAVVDREGRVLDANPALGALLGTDPALLITRSAADLADLREDPRTWREYRDVLGGRAARLRRTRRLRRADGHALWAEITVEPAPDSCSLLLSMADISDQRDLQGRLRHLQMHDPVTRLPNRSLFFERMTRALEAATYDHGGTGRIGLCYLDLDGFKAVNDTLGHRVGDRLLGAVAQRLTDCAAPDGHLVARLGGDEFALLVRNSSGTEQLCDLARTVLATLQEPFDVGGQRLSVSASIGVVERPAAGTHTTWLMQAADTTLYWAKEDGKARWTLFDPERNAHRMTRQALSSTLRPAVERDEFVLDYQPLVGLGDGVVRGVEALVRWDHPQFGRLSPNRFIPLAEENGAIVPLGRWVLRTACRQARAWQLAEPPHPLVVSVNVAVRQVWDSDLVADVGAILAETGLPPHLLQLELTESAVMGSTGRPLQALQALSDMGVAIAIDDFGTGYSNLAYLSRLPVSTLKLDGSFVQGFRAEEHPNPADETIVEALVQLAHRLGLTVTAECVESAEQAERLRRIGCDTGQGWFYSRPVPPDRIQAMINCPAPG
- the efeB gene encoding iron uptake transporter deferrochelatase/peroxidase subunit, whose translation is MSEVLRRGFLLGAAAGTVGVVAGTAAGTAAAKEDGPEKRPVRAPFHGTHQAGILTPPQRATAFIAFDTMAEGREELTDAFRTLTERCRFLTTGGAPDPVGITAPPADSGTLGPEVAADRLTATVGVGASLFDERYGLRDRKPRRLHTMRSFPDDDLDPDWCHGDLSVQLCADSTDTVLHALRDIARHTRGALQIRWRIDGFVSPPRPSGTPRNHMGFKDGTANPDTGDARAMDRLVWVGAHSGEPAWATGGSYQVIRLIRMLVEFWDRVSISEQERMFGRSRDSGAPLDGQHEFDTPRFAQDPKGDVIPLDSHIRMANPRTARTEDQRILRRAYNYDRGMDGNGNLDMGLLFCCYQQDLERQFETVQKRLAGEPLVDYITPFGGGYFFALPGVRDRSDWLGRTLLS
- a CDS encoding EfeM/EfeO family lipoprotein codes for the protein MRRQHLSPVPPARHLLVAGAVTVATAVGIGALAVGGGSSGGSRAHPSASGSAPTKASDGLRHTSVEVSEGGCGRGWTGATRGKQVFDLRNTSSRPAEVYLTNPANGAVYGEVEGLGPGTSRPLSVTLGGGSYAFVCLPEDADAVTGPTVTVSGPARGGGPAAVPVSQQDLIPPTIAYQKWVAGRMDELVRRTDALRSAIHCGDLATARAAWLPAHLVYERMGAAYGTFGDADGAINGTTAGLSDGVHDPDFTGFHRLEYGLWHGESASSLRPVADRLVKDARDLRDDWPRERMDPADLGLRAHEIMENTVQFELTGRTDYGSGTNLATARANLDGTRAVLRRLEPLLKPRAPWLPELESDLDRAQRTLERSHHGDGWTPLDRLSRTGRQRLNADTGALVERLAQVAALMDVRRTR
- a CDS encoding LLM class flavin-dependent oxidoreductase, which produces MADEQDRRDDQRDPIRARPLGSAPVPLSVLDLATVGSGVTATEALRTTTELARLAERRGFQRFWVAEHHSMPGVASSSPAVILAHLAAHTERIRLGSGGVMLPNHAPLVIAEQFGTLEALAPGRVDLGLGRAPGTDGATAAALRRTERLREGADDFPQQLAELTRFLDDDFPDGHRYARIHAVPGPVQGTVPGGVQAAGRPSIWLLGSSGFSARLAGMLGLPFSFAHHFSAANTVPALDLYRETFRPSAVLAEPYASIGVSAFAAEDEKEAHRQVLTGALAMIRLRTGRPGLVPTPEEAEGYEFNEIERDFINSWLANVEYGSPDQVREGLDGLIKRTGADEVKITANAHGRDARLRSYELIADAYDLPTAQTGA